The following DNA comes from Musa acuminata AAA Group cultivar baxijiao chromosome BXJ1-4, Cavendish_Baxijiao_AAA, whole genome shotgun sequence.
AGAcatatctatatttcaagaattatatatgaatttttatgatttagttagttttaaatttaagatcataaatttatattattttattcataaattTGAACTACTTtttaatacttaaaaaatattaaaatctaatttaataagagaGGTTGGGGGTCTGACTTGAATTAAGTTGATTGACCAAACTTGTATTTTTGTGGGTTGCAAACTTGTAAAACATTCCATAAAGTTGGTAAGTATAGATAAAATGAGATAGACTTAAAAGAATAATCTTACATCACTAATAATCGAAAGAGTTATGTTACGTATACTAAGTTTGACATataatctaatgattttaattgATATTTAACATAAGTTAATTTTGACTGATTCCACTAAGGCTTATTATTACTAGACTTTTGCATAGTGTCAGTGTGGATAAAATTTAATGATCAAAGTTTTAAAgaagtgtttttttttatatataatttgatcgtacttttctttctttttttctattgttatttttctttctcttgcgtgtgtgtgtgagagagatggGGTAATGGTGGGCTCATTGCTAAATTGATTGTGGCGTGATGCTCTGATGAGACCTTTTCAAAAGGAGTTGATGAGCATATGACTACGTTCTTTCTGGTCTCATAGTTTCTTTAATGTATACTCCCACTCCATTTCCATATCCCTCCTGTATTCAATTCCTATCACTTGGTTTCCATAGTCAATGTTGATCCCCACAGGGACAAGCAGCCCTTGTGGTGAAACTCCCTATAGACCTGACCTGAGGTTCACTTTGACTCAGTCCATgtaatctctctctctttctttctcccacGGAGGCCTGCAGGCATGGATTTCTCCGTGAAGCTGCATCGAACTGTTGTTGGTGGAGTCTTCTTTTAATTACAAGCTCGAATACACATGAGAAGCAATCCATATTCTCTGTTGCTTTCTTCCATCCAACATACATACTGTACGCATGTATATCCATATGATCTCAGTACTAAGAGACAGCGCCGCTGTCCCCAACAACTCATTAAAGAAAGAAGCAGCCCATTGCtcttcatcatcatcgtcgtcatcatcattcCTTCAGTGGCTTCACCTGAGTGTGCGCTAATCGTACCAAAACCTGAAACTGGAGATCAGTGGCATGATGATAACATCTGCGGCTTCCCTGCCATCATTCCTCATCCACCccgaaaagaaaagagaagaagaaggagaagaagaagaagaagaagaagaagaagaagaagaagaagaagaagaaggataagAAGAAAGCTGCAAACcaacccctccccctccccccaccCCACTCCACCACTGCATACGGACGCTCCGCCGCTCCACTTTGGCCGAAGCTTCCTGCGGCACATGCATCACACCCAGATCAGATCATCATCACCCATTTCCAAGAACAACTCCCGCTTCCCCACCCTCCCTTTCTTTCCGTCTTCTTTTGCTCACACCACCTTTAGCGCACGCGACGAGAAGGCCGATCGACCTCCCTGCCCTGCCCTCTCTCCATAATCTATGTTTTCGCTCATCAGGCTCAGGTACGAACcagaagatttagtattcgaacgcCGCTTTGTCATCTCCTCCCCGTACAGATTCGTTTAGATACGTGTAGATGGAGCTTAAATCCTAACATGATTTCTAAGATCCTGTCGTTCTTGTTATCGTTACCTTCTCCTACGGTACGATTCCATTTTTTTTCGCTTTAAGATTTGGACACGCTTGTGATTTGATCTCATCGTAGTCGTCTTTCGGAGGAGAAATGAAGGGTGGATGATGTTGGCGTATAGAAACTTCTCTGAGAGCGTTCTGCCATGTGCTCAGTAGACCTCCGGCTCAAGTCAAAGAAAGGTTCCAATTTTTTGGTCCTCCGTGGAAACTGCGACGCGACCGCTACTATTACCGCTGTTGCTTGCGGCACAAAGGCAGGCGACTCCCCCTTCGCGTGACCTTCTCGGAGCCAAACCCCCATAAAAGCCTTGGAGAAACACCTCACACAAGTCACACAGGCAGGCTGCATGGAGCTCCTCAGACTGCTCACACATGGTAAGCCCGGTGGCGGAGGCGCCGTCACTACGATCACCACCAACGTCCGCGATCAAGACTTCAACGACGGCGTCCCCGGCGGCAGTGATGACGATGGGCCCTTCTTCGACATTGAGTTCGCCGTGCCACTGCGGGGGGACGAGGTCCTCAGACGGGAGAAGCGGCGGTTTTCCTCCAACGCGGGCAAGGCGGCGGAGGAGGGGTTCGGCCTCACAGCGTCCCCGGACGGCGGCAGCCTCCGGCGCGACCCTGTCCCCTCAATCTTAACTTCCGACGGCCTTTTCTTTGAGCTGGTCCCGCTCGGGCCTTCTTCGTTGAGGGACTTCGATGCCTCCGAGCTGCCCAAGTCGTCCAAGCCTCAAGCCCCTGCCTTCCTCCTCAAATCTGCTGCCAGGTTCCGCGTCTTTAAGCTGGGCTTTCACAGGAGGTCGAAGTCGACGTCGTCGGAGCTCAACCCCGGCGCCTCACCCGCTACGTCGTCAGCGTCCCCAAAGCAGCAGCACCAAAACAAGTTCTTTGTCAAGTTCAAGGTGGAGGAGGTGTCGCTGGCGTCGCTCTTCACCAGGAACAACAGCTGGAGGAGCTCCAGCAGCAGCAGATCTGTGCGGCATTACGCCGACGACGATTTGCCGGCGTCGGACGAGAGGAAGCTCCCCAGAGACGTGCTCCGCAGGTGTCTTAGCAAAATTAAGCCGCTTTACATCAGGATCTCGAGGCGGTACGGCGAGAAGCTCCGGTTCTCCGGGCCGCGGAGCTCCGGCGGGGCCGGGAAGGTTCGGCCGGCCTGGGAGGGCGGAGAGGCGGGTGGGGGAGGTGACCAGCTGAAAGAGCCGGCTTCAGCCGCGACAAGCTTCAAGGGATCCCTAAAGTCGCATGACGTGAACCTCCCGGCGGGGAGGAAGGTGGCGTACCGGAGCCTAAGAAAGAGCCGGTCGGCATCGGCGGCCGTCGCATCGGTCCGATCGCCAACACTGGCGCCCGAGAGGCGGGACGACTCGCTCCTGGAACAGCAAGACGGGATTCAGAGCGCCATCGCCCACTGCAAGCGATCCTTCAACAGAGGTACGTACGATCGCTTCCGGTTCCGGTCACACTCGGTGCACAGTACACATAAAACCTATTCTAACGGCGACCGGGTCAACTCGGTGTGCAGATTCGGAGTCGCCGCTGACGCGATCAAGAAGCGATCCCGGAGAGGGGAGATCAGCGGAAGCAATCGTCAGCAAAGTTTGATCATTTCTGTTTGGATTCTTATCAGAACTGATGTCGAAATCAAAATGCATAGAGAAGGATCGAACAGTGATGTTCGATTGGCAGAGCTCTTTCGGATCTGTCTGTGTTGGGAGAGGGAACTGAAAGAACTCTTTTAGCTTTTGTGAGTTTGTCGTGTCTCTGTTGCTTCATTTGTAGATACTGTTCGACGAAATGCGTCATGTAATATTACTTGTAATTGAATCCACTGGAAGATTTCTTAAAGAAACAtcaaggagggggaggaggaggcgagTGCTGCGGAGTCACGTCGCAGAATGAtggcgaggaggaagaagacagagAAGGTTGAGAAGAGAAAGAGTTGGATGATTGCAGGGTGTTGGAAATGGTGccttctttttgttattttatgtaATGCTGCAGCTTTCTTTTTCTTACATTTTGGGCTctacttcctctctctctctctctctctctctctctctctttgttagaGGGTGAGTTAGGTTTGATCATCCGGAACACCAAGTAGGCGTGTACAGACAAAGACCAAAACAGTAAAAGCTTTGACTCCTGAAAAGAAAAGCCAATTGCCTGTAGCTCCACTGCTGCCTTTTTCTTTCAACCTTTGTTTAGCGAAAGattactactctctctctctctctctctctctctctatctctctcttgaATCTCTTTCTCCCTCTCATCCAAAAGAAtcttgcgagagagagagagagagagagggagggggatCTGAGCATGGGTGAGAGGGACGGGAAGCGAGAGTGCTCATACTTTGACGGCGTGGTCAGCGGTGACAGCGAATCCGATGCTCTCTTCCTTTGTAAGTGCGGCTTGTCGGATTGCTCGCGCGTGATCCGCTGATGCAAATGAAAGGTAAAAGACCGGAGGATCCTATGATCACCAGTGTCTCAGTCCCGACACTTCCGAGTCATTCTTTTGCTATTTAGTCATAGCTTTTGCTGCCATGCTTAGTTTAGTGTAGAGAATCCACACAGTATCTTTGTCTTGACGACCACCGGAATTGGGTGCAGCAATCAGATGTTACAACACAAAAGAATCAATATATAGACCCTGAAACAAATTAACTTGGATATCATATCATAAATTAACTTCCAACACTTGGACTGAACACATTCTGTGATGAGAAGCCTTGGTGAACATCTGATAATTAGCTTCTGAAATTTTACCTCATGCTCTCAAGTGGCAAAATTGCATGGGATCCAAGGGATGTATATAAGAAGGAAAATAATGCCAATTATATTTACAAGTAATATTATTAGGACGTGATCCAACCTTTTTTAACAATAGTTTGAACTACTAACCTTAAATGTAAGAGTACAAGTTGATAACAATATATAcatcatatttttataaattaatttaaatctttATCTATTTTCAATGCGAGAATAAACTTGGGATGCCATATTCTTCCATTATTTAAGAACTTAAAATCCTCATAATGGATTAATATAACCTAAAATCAAATCTAATAAGATAGCTGACACATTAATTTGTTGAATCTAAATCAATGCCCCAAGATTACGATGCTAAactaataataatacactcagGATGAAAGTTTATGAAAAAACCATTTAGGAATTTACAGTGTAGTATGGTCGGGTTGTGGACTGATAACACATGTTGTCTTCCTAATTTCCACAGTTTTCTTTTACCATGTCACTCATGGAAAAAGGATTTTGGTCTTCACTCATGGCAACATCACCTTGAGATTGTATGAAATGTTCAAATACAACTCCATTGACCACAACTTCATGCTTCTAATATCACAATGTAAAATTTGTTCGCTTTATATCGGAAGAAAAGCATCAGattcaaatagaaaaaaaaaaaaaacatactctgagaatgATCAGTAATCTCCAACTTGCACAAATTTATCTAAAGATTTATGATGTGGTATTGATTATTCTTCTCTTATGCACTTCACCTATGTTGTTCCCAAAATCCACCACAACAATCTCATTTCTACAACCTATATTGCATTCAACCCTTCACATATTCTTATCAAACACAAAGATCTCTGTTTGTGTTAGCATAAAGAATTATTCTAAAACTAACTGTTTCATGCTAACAAGTGAGACTAAATGTCAACAGTTTTGTCGATTCCAGGATTTTCAAATTGCCACAGTGAGAAACTACACAAAATTCATGGATGCTTAAGTTTGCACCAACTGTATGAAAAATGCTTGGTTGATGATTTCATTCATCAAACTGAACAACAGTGTGAATCTAACCTTCTTAATCTCTCTTCAGTTTCGATCACTGGAACAATCCGATAAAGCATTCCATGTTGATTTCCAAAACAACACAATAGAGTGATACAAAAATAATAGTCTAAATTTCAAAGAAAGGAACAGATCCAGGGTTACATGGAAAGAAGTACAACAGGCATCATGAACAGAAAGTAGCAGTGGCAACACAACAGTTACCTAACTGGAGCAGCAGCCAACTCTTTTAAGCGCAGAAACATCATCTTTCACATTTATTCTCTCTCCTTTAGTGGGGACAGTAGATGTTGCATCATCACCTGCCTCGACAGCCTTCTTGCTCACGATGCGGTAAATTTGAGTCAAAACCTCTGCAAATGCATTCTCCACATTTGTTGCTTCTAGTGCAGAAGTCTCCATGAAATAGAGTGATTCCCTCTCTGCATAAGCCTCACCATCTTCAGTTGGTACAGCGACAAGGTGACGGAGATCCGACTTGTTCCCAATAAGCATCACAACTATGTTAGGATCTGTATGGCCCCTCAACTCCTTCAGCCAGCGTTCAACATTTTCGAATGTAGCATGTCTTGTAACATCATAGACTAGCAATGCACCTATAGCTCCCCTGTAGTAAGCACTTGTGATGGCACGGTACCTGCAATTAAAGGTAGGATTATGCACCAACCAGCATTTAGCCCAGCTTGTGATGGACAATAGCAAGTTTCATGGTGACTGTCTCTACAAAAGAGCATTCGAAGCAGAAGGAAAAATGTGGACCTTGTAATATGATCTCAACATGGATAGGCAATGCCTATATCACAAAATACTTCCCTCATTACATTTTGTCATGGATATATATCTACTAAAGACTAATGTGTGGCAGACAACAATTATCATGCAGAATGATACCTATAAAAGTTTGTGCAAGTTACCGTCACGTGGCCTGATGATGTGGGTTCAATACAATGAAGAAATTGTTTCTTTCCATGAATAATTCTAAGCATGCAAATTTCTCAAAGTAGAATACCCATGTGAGATTGACACATAACTTAGATGCAAATAATTTTCActaattttcttccttttctccaTGGTAGAAAAAACAAGTTACCGAGAATCTACTAAAAGGATCCGgaccatatatgtatgtatgtgtgtgtgtagccTGAACCACTTTTTCTGGAGAGTTGATGCTTCCAACATATTGTCAACTAGGGATTAGAAAAGAGACTGGTCTTGCAGGTTACTTctatttaaaacaaaaaaaattatcttttacatTAAAGCATTTGAGTCCCTTTAAGGCTTTAAGCAGAGTAAATCTATGAAAGGAAACAACCATGAGCCTGAATAAGGACCATATTCAAGGATTATAACATTCTTCAGCAGAGTAAAAGTATGAAAGGATACAACTGCTGGTAAGGTGTAAAATAAACAAGGGATCCATGGATCAAGCCAGAGAGCAAGAGATATCGGCATTTCTAAGCTGCCGTTAAGCGAACTTATCTATTCTGGGATAGTCCACAAATTTAAGGTGATTGACCTACCTACTAAGGATTTCTGACTCATGTA
Coding sequences within:
- the LOC103980243 gene encoding probable membrane-associated kinase regulator 2 translates to MELLRLLTHGKPGGGGAVTTITTNVRDQDFNDGVPGGSDDDGPFFDIEFAVPLRGDEVLRREKRRFSSNAGKAAEEGFGLTASPDGGSLRRDPVPSILTSDGLFFELVPLGPSSLRDFDASELPKSSKPQAPAFLLKSAARFRVFKLGFHRRSKSTSSELNPGASPATSSASPKQQHQNKFFVKFKVEEVSLASLFTRNNSWRSSSSSRSVRHYADDDLPASDERKLPRDVLRRCLSKIKPLYIRISRRYGEKLRFSGPRSSGGAGKVRPAWEGGEAGGGGDQLKEPASAATSFKGSLKSHDVNLPAGRKVAYRSLRKSRSASAAVASVRSPTLAPERRDDSLLEQQDGIQSAIAHCKRSFNRDSESPLTRSRSDPGEGRSAEAIVSKV
- the LOC135641273 gene encoding ras-related protein RIC2-like — translated: MAAYRAEDDYDYLFKVVLIGDSGVGKSNLLSRFTRNEFSLESKSTIGVEFATRSLTVDGKVVKAQIWDTAGQERYRAITSAYYRGAIGALLVYDVTRHATFENVERWLKELRGHTDPNIVVMLIGNKSDLRHLVAVPTEDGEAYAERESLYFMETSALEATNVENAFAEVLTQIYRIVSKKAVEAGDDATSTVPTKGERINVKDDVSALKRVGCCSS